The sequence below is a genomic window from Buchnera aphidicola (Sitobion avenae).
TTAAAAGAATTTTATTTCCAATTGGATATTTACAAAAAAGTAAAGTAAGGGATCTTGCTAAAAAAATAGATTTAAAAATTTCTACAAAAAAAGATTCCACTGGTATTTGTTTCATTGGCCCTAAAAACTTAAAAAATTTTTTAGGACGTTATCTTTCTGAAAAAAAAGGAGATATAGTTACAACGTCAGGAAAAGTGATTGGAAAACATGACGGAATTTTTTATTATACTTTAGGTCAACGACAAGGATTAGGTATTGGTGGAATAAAAGGAGAATATAACATACCATGGTATGTCGTAGAGAAAAATATTAAAAAAAACATATTAATTGTTGCTCAGGGTTCTTATAATAAACATCTTATGTCGATAGGTTTAATTGCTAAAGATATCAATTGGATTAATAATGAAGTGTATTTTCCTTTTTTCTGTAGGGCAAAAATAAGATATCGTCAAAAAGATATGGTATGTAAAATAGAATATATCAATGATAAATATATAAAAATATTATTTGATTTACCTGTTATTGCCGTCACACCTGGTCAATCAATAGTTTTTTATTTATCAGAAAAATGTATAGGTGGGGGGATTATTAAATCTAGATTGCCATTGTTGTAATTTTAATAATTCAAAACAGTAAAGAGATAATTGTGATGAAAAAAATACACTCAATTACGTTATCACTTGCAAGTATATTTCAATCAGCTGATTTAGTTCAGAAATTAGCTCATTCAGGACAATGTGACAACTATGC
It includes:
- the mnmA gene encoding tRNA 2-thiouridine(34) synthase MnmA, coding for MTRKRNKKVIVAMSGGVDSSVSAWILKKKRYQVEGLFMKNWEEDDKKGYCNSTADLLDAENVCKKLNIHLHKINFSVEYWEYVFKNFLIEHKKGNTPNPDVLCNKEIKFNMFLNYSIQELKADYIATGHYARIKKINGKFFLLKGIDINKDQSYFLYTLNSMQLKRILFPIGYLQKSKVRDLAKKIDLKISTKKDSTGICFIGPKNLKNFLGRYLSEKKGDIVTTSGKVIGKHDGIFYYTLGQRQGLGIGGIKGEYNIPWYVVEKNIKKNILIVAQGSYNKHLMSIGLIAKDINWINNEVYFPFFCRAKIRYRQKDMVCKIEYINDKYIKILFDLPVIAVTPGQSIVFYLSEKCIGGGIIKSRLPLL